From the genome of Segatella hominis, one region includes:
- the pulA gene encoding type I pullulanase, with amino-acid sequence MSIKNQFLVALTAVLVPHSLMAQGAFNEMSYSKDKTTFSLNSPTASVEVDGVTGATPQVSSSSAKPSVKIRIYKDGFTGKPIKTVKMKSVGKDRWEATVKGDMKGKFYTFDMGKGECPGTFAKAVGVNGNRGAIIDLSQTNPEGWENDVRPALKSPADLIIYELHFRDFSISPTSGLKYKGKYLALTEPKAIEYLKKLGINAIHFQPCFDFASVDETKLDKPQFNWGYDPKNYNVPEGSYATDPYNPAVRIKEFKQMVQALHKAGIRVIFDAVYNHTFDINGSNFQRTYPDYYYRKTVDGKYSDGSGCGNETASEKPLMREFMIESVKYWVNEYHIDGFRFDLMGVHDIETMNQIRAAVDEIDPSIYIYGEGWSAGSCAYPTEKLAVKANTPQLHGIGAFSDDMRDALRGPFSDDTKGALLAGIPGEEESLKFGIVGGIAHPQVDMNKVNYDKKPWTNNPTQQISYISCHDDMCLVDRLKASIPGLKDPSVSESDRLAELIRLDLLGQTAVFTSQGVPFILAGEEMLRDKKGVHNSFNSPDSINQFNWDHLKKYPQVFEYYRNLIQLRKNHPAFRLATAEKVREHLEFLPTVSPDAVNQVKNEGCLVAFMLKNLEGIDSWKNIIVILNTNREAKSVAIPEGEYHVACCNGIINEEGIGMPVSGKEVLVDAQSALILYAK; translated from the coding sequence ATGAGCATTAAAAATCAATTTTTAGTAGCCTTGACTGCTGTTTTAGTTCCCCATTCATTGATGGCACAAGGTGCTTTCAATGAAATGTCCTATTCTAAGGATAAAACTACTTTCTCTTTGAATTCACCTACAGCTTCTGTTGAAGTAGATGGTGTAACGGGTGCGACTCCTCAGGTTTCTTCCAGTAGTGCAAAACCGAGTGTAAAAATCCGTATTTATAAAGACGGTTTCACAGGAAAACCTATCAAAACCGTTAAGATGAAAAGCGTAGGTAAGGACCGATGGGAAGCTACCGTAAAGGGTGACATGAAGGGAAAGTTCTATACTTTTGATATGGGAAAGGGTGAATGTCCAGGTACATTTGCTAAGGCTGTTGGCGTCAATGGTAATCGTGGAGCCATCATTGATCTGAGTCAGACCAACCCGGAAGGTTGGGAAAATGATGTGCGTCCTGCATTGAAATCGCCTGCTGATCTTATCATCTATGAGTTGCATTTCCGTGATTTTTCTATTTCTCCAACCTCAGGTTTGAAGTATAAAGGTAAGTATCTTGCTCTTACCGAACCAAAAGCTATTGAATATCTTAAGAAGTTGGGTATCAATGCAATACACTTCCAGCCTTGTTTTGATTTTGCTTCTGTTGATGAAACTAAACTGGACAAACCACAGTTTAACTGGGGCTATGATCCGAAGAATTATAATGTACCAGAAGGCAGTTATGCTACTGATCCATATAATCCTGCAGTCCGTATCAAGGAATTCAAGCAGATGGTGCAGGCACTTCATAAGGCAGGCATCCGTGTGATTTTTGATGCTGTATATAATCATACTTTCGACATCAACGGCAGCAATTTCCAGCGTACTTATCCTGACTATTATTATCGCAAGACTGTGGATGGTAAGTATTCTGATGGTTCTGGTTGTGGCAATGAGACTGCATCCGAGAAACCATTGATGCGTGAGTTTATGATAGAGAGCGTGAAATATTGGGTGAATGAATATCATATTGATGGTTTCCGTTTTGACCTGATGGGCGTGCATGATATCGAGACGATGAATCAGATTCGTGCGGCTGTTGACGAGATTGATCCTTCTATTTATATATATGGTGAAGGATGGAGCGCTGGAAGCTGTGCTTATCCTACAGAGAAGTTGGCAGTGAAGGCTAATACGCCACAACTCCATGGCATCGGTGCTTTTAGCGATGATATGCGTGATGCTCTTCGTGGTCCTTTCTCTGATGATACCAAGGGCGCCTTGTTGGCTGGCATTCCTGGAGAGGAGGAGAGCCTGAAGTTTGGTATCGTTGGTGGTATAGCCCATCCACAGGTGGATATGAATAAGGTAAATTACGACAAGAAACCTTGGACTAACAATCCTACTCAGCAGATTAGCTATATTAGTTGCCATGATGATATGTGTCTGGTAGATCGTTTGAAGGCAAGTATTCCTGGCTTGAAGGATCCGTCTGTTTCTGAAAGTGACCGCTTGGCTGAGTTAATCCGATTGGACTTGCTGGGTCAGACTGCAGTTTTCACTTCTCAGGGTGTACCGTTTATCTTGGCAGGAGAGGAAATGTTGCGTGACAAGAAGGGTGTTCACAACAGTTTTAATTCTCCTGATAGCATCAATCAGTTCAACTGGGATCATCTCAAGAAATATCCACAGGTTTTTGAGTATTATCGCAATTTAATCCAATTGCGTAAGAATCATCCTGCATTCCGTTTGGCTACTGCAGAAAAGGTACGTGAGCACCTGGAGTTCTTGCCAACTGTCAGTCCTGATGCTGTTAATCAGGTGAAGAATGAGGGCTGCCTTGTGGCTTTCATGCTCAAGAATCTGGAAGGCATAGACTCTTGGAAGAATATTATTGTCATCTTGAATACAAACCGTGAGGCAAAGTCTGTCGCTATTCCTGAGGGTGAATATCATGTGGCTTGTTGCAATGGTATCATCAATGAGGAGGGTATCGGTATGCCTGTTAGTGGTAAGGAGGTCTTGGTAGATGCACAGTCAGCTTTGATTCTTTATGCTAAATAA
- a CDS encoding glycoside hydrolase family 97 protein, which translates to MKKISILLMGLLLPMFAAAQTVKSPDGNVSLTFSLTGNGQPTYEMSYKGKTVCKPSHLGLELAKDKHASKGMEETDLMDGFTETGSKTSTFDETWKPVWGETSTIRNHYNELEVNLNQASSNRNITIRFRVYDYGMGLRYEFPQQESLNYFVIQEEHTQFAMAGDHTAYWIPGDYDTQEYEYNITPLTGIRPIIAANREKYKSNSSTTVFSDTGVQTSLQLKTKDGLYINIHEAACLDYPTMHLNLDEKNLVLESWLTPDAVGRKGFIQTPFNTPWRTVLVSDDARDMLSCKLTLNLNEPCKIEDTSWIHPTKYCGVWWNMIVGTKTWSYTNDLPSVRLGVTDYSKCKPNGTHGATNEEVKRYIDFAAKNGLQEVLVEGWNEGWEDWFGHQKLDVFDFVTPYPDFDIKMLNDYAHSKGVKLMMHHETSSAALNYERHLENAFNLMNKYGYDAVKTGYVGDIIPRGEYHYSQLMNNHYQRVIETAAKHHIMVNAHEATRPTGICRTWPNLVGNESARGTEYEAFGGSVPYHTVMLPFTRLQGGPMDYTPGIFETKLSEWSNNQSYVHSTLCGQLSLYLVMYSPLQMAADLPEHYEKYDDAFQFIRDVACDWDDSKYLEAEPAKYITVARKAKGTNNWFVGGKTDAARTSVVKLDFLDKGKKYDCAIYQDGKNADYEKNPKSYQIIHKTVKKGDVLKIKEARGGGFAISLLAK; encoded by the coding sequence ATGAAGAAAATCAGTATTTTACTTATGGGCTTGTTGCTCCCTATGTTTGCAGCAGCTCAGACCGTCAAGTCTCCTGACGGGAATGTTTCTCTGACCTTCTCCCTGACAGGTAATGGTCAGCCTACTTATGAGATGAGTTACAAAGGCAAGACTGTCTGTAAGCCTTCTCATCTCGGTTTGGAGTTGGCAAAGGATAAGCATGCCTCTAAGGGGATGGAAGAAACGGATTTGATGGATGGTTTTACCGAGACCGGTAGCAAGACTTCTACTTTTGATGAGACTTGGAAACCTGTCTGGGGGGAAACTTCCACCATTCGCAATCATTACAATGAGTTGGAGGTAAACCTCAATCAGGCTTCTTCCAATCGTAACATTACCATCCGTTTCCGTGTCTATGATTACGGTATGGGCTTGCGCTACGAGTTCCCTCAGCAGGAGTCTTTGAATTACTTCGTGATTCAGGAGGAGCACACTCAGTTTGCAATGGCTGGTGATCATACTGCATACTGGATTCCAGGTGATTATGATACACAGGAGTATGAGTACAACATCACTCCGCTGACTGGTATCCGTCCTATCATCGCTGCTAATCGTGAGAAATATAAGAGTAATTCTTCTACTACTGTTTTCTCTGATACGGGCGTGCAGACTTCCCTTCAGTTGAAGACGAAGGATGGTCTTTATATCAATATCCATGAGGCTGCCTGTCTGGATTATCCTACCATGCACCTCAACCTAGATGAGAAGAATCTCGTGCTTGAGTCTTGGTTGACTCCTGATGCTGTAGGTCGCAAGGGCTTTATCCAGACTCCATTCAATACGCCTTGGCGTACTGTTCTTGTGAGCGATGATGCGCGTGATATGCTTTCTTGCAAGTTGACATTAAATCTCAATGAGCCTTGCAAGATTGAGGATACTTCCTGGATTCACCCTACCAAGTATTGCGGTGTATGGTGGAACATGATTGTCGGCACTAAGACATGGAGTTATACGAATGATCTTCCTTCTGTTCGTCTGGGTGTTACTGATTATAGCAAGTGTAAGCCTAATGGTACTCATGGTGCTACCAATGAGGAAGTGAAGCGCTATATTGACTTTGCTGCAAAGAATGGTTTGCAGGAAGTATTGGTTGAAGGTTGGAACGAAGGATGGGAAGACTGGTTCGGTCATCAGAAACTGGATGTCTTCGATTTCGTAACTCCATATCCTGACTTCGATATCAAGATGCTCAATGACTATGCGCACTCTAAGGGTGTCAAATTGATGATGCACCACGAGACCTCTTCTGCAGCACTCAACTATGAGCGTCATTTGGAAAATGCTTTCAACCTGATGAACAAGTATGGTTATGATGCTGTGAAGACTGGTTATGTGGGCGACATCATTCCAAGAGGTGAGTATCACTACAGCCAGTTGATGAATAATCACTATCAGCGTGTCATCGAGACTGCTGCTAAGCATCATATTATGGTGAACGCTCATGAGGCTACCCGTCCTACTGGTATTTGCCGTACATGGCCTAACCTGGTAGGTAACGAAAGTGCAAGAGGTACTGAGTATGAGGCATTTGGCGGTTCTGTTCCTTATCATACCGTGATGTTGCCATTCACCCGTTTGCAGGGTGGTCCTATGGATTATACCCCAGGTATCTTCGAAACCAAGCTTTCTGAGTGGAGCAACAATCAGAGTTATGTGCATTCTACTCTCTGCGGTCAGCTTTCTCTTTACCTCGTAATGTACAGTCCTTTGCAGATGGCAGCCGACTTACCTGAGCATTATGAGAAGTATGATGATGCCTTCCAGTTCATTCGTGATGTTGCTTGCGACTGGGATGATTCTAAGTATCTGGAGGCTGAACCTGCTAAGTATATTACTGTTGCTCGTAAGGCTAAGGGTACAAACAACTGGTTTGTTGGTGGCAAGACTGATGCTGCCCGTACTTCTGTTGTAAAACTTGATTTCCTCGATAAGGGCAAGAAGTATGATTGCGCGATTTATCAGGATGGCAAGAATGCTGATTATGAAAAGAACCCTAAGTCTTATCAGATTATTCACAAGACTGTGAAGAAGGGTGATGTTTTGAAGATTAAAGAAGCTCGTGGTGGTGGTTTTGCCATCTCATTGCTTGCAAAATAA
- a CDS encoding 4-alpha-glucanotransferase, with amino-acid sequence MVFHFNIDYKTVYGEELVLNMTVDGKEVQYKMGTEDGSRWSFDWDGTPKSKNNSYFYSVSRDGFCTKAEWQLARHQLNCTAERAGDYTLYDRWHDIPEDSYFYSSAFTDCINHQQLGKVKEHSFAKTIRLIVRAPQLREGERLVVVGSDPALGAWDKNHALPMVQQAYNEWTVDINVETLAVNYLEFKFVALNEKKECLWETGYNRSIEIPEMKSGTLISYELSQSFLERWNRKLAGTLVPVFSLRSKKSAGIGDFGDLKSMIDLVAKTGQKVLQLLPINDTTITHTWTDSYPYGCISVFAIHPQYADLLALPELKDAKKRAEAEKTRAELNALPQIDYEKVNDFKINYLHQIFEQEGKQMLKSADFQAFFQETEQWLVPYAQYSYLRDKYGTADFSQWPDHKVWDEAERKSLSDSKSKAYKEVEFFYFVQYVLNTQMKAAHEHAMAKGVILKGDIPIGVNRYSCDVWVEPKYFNLNGQAGAPPDDFSANGQNWGFPTYNWHEMLKDGCQWWVRRFQNMSLYFDAYRIDHVLGFFRIWEIPVDSVHGLLGQFAPALGMTADEIRSYGLNFQEDRFTRPFITDWILNRMFHERADEVKEKYLDRLDDERYQMKPEVNSQRKVEALFEGATDQKDIWLRDGLYALISDVLFVRDHRNPGLFHPRISVQFDFIFESLYDNDKAAFNRLYNDYFYRRNNQYWYGEAMKKLPKLVQATRMLVCAEDLGMVPDCVPWVMNELKILSLELQSMPKDPSVKFGHLSRNPYRSVCTISSHDMPTLRQWWDENIQRTQEYYNTMLYRQGPAPHPLPGWLAKDIISRHLTSPSMLCVLSIQDWLAIDEHLRLPDANAERINIPANPKHYWRYRMHINIEDLAKDAAFMNQLTEMISQAGRN; translated from the coding sequence ATGGTGTTTCATTTTAATATAGATTATAAAACTGTCTATGGCGAGGAACTCGTTTTGAATATGACAGTTGATGGGAAGGAGGTCCAGTATAAAATGGGGACTGAGGATGGCTCTCGCTGGTCATTCGATTGGGATGGTACCCCAAAGTCTAAGAACAATTCCTACTTTTACAGTGTAAGTAGAGATGGCTTTTGCACCAAGGCTGAATGGCAATTGGCGAGGCATCAGCTGAACTGTACGGCTGAGCGTGCCGGTGATTATACTTTGTATGACCGTTGGCATGATATTCCTGAGGATTCATACTTCTATAGCAGCGCCTTTACTGACTGCATTAACCATCAGCAGTTAGGCAAAGTGAAGGAGCATTCCTTTGCTAAGACGATCCGCCTGATTGTTCGTGCTCCACAACTTCGTGAGGGTGAACGTTTAGTAGTAGTAGGTTCTGATCCTGCACTCGGTGCTTGGGACAAAAACCATGCTCTTCCTATGGTTCAGCAGGCTTACAATGAGTGGACTGTTGATATCAATGTGGAGACTTTAGCTGTCAACTATCTGGAATTCAAGTTCGTAGCGCTCAATGAAAAGAAGGAATGTCTTTGGGAAACAGGTTACAACCGTTCTATTGAAATCCCTGAGATGAAGAGCGGTACGTTGATTTCTTATGAGTTGAGCCAGTCGTTCCTGGAGCGTTGGAACCGTAAGTTGGCGGGTACACTGGTGCCTGTTTTCTCACTCAGAAGTAAGAAGAGTGCCGGTATCGGTGATTTCGGTGATCTCAAGAGCATGATCGATCTGGTGGCTAAAACCGGTCAGAAGGTTCTTCAGCTTTTGCCTATCAATGATACGACTATCACGCATACCTGGACAGACTCTTATCCATATGGCTGTATCAGTGTCTTTGCTATTCATCCTCAGTATGCAGATCTTCTTGCATTACCAGAGTTGAAAGATGCCAAGAAGCGCGCTGAGGCTGAAAAGACGAGAGCAGAACTCAATGCGCTCCCTCAGATAGATTATGAGAAAGTAAATGATTTCAAGATAAACTATTTGCACCAAATCTTCGAACAGGAAGGAAAACAAATGTTAAAGAGTGCCGATTTTCAGGCATTTTTTCAGGAAACAGAACAGTGGCTTGTGCCTTACGCACAGTATTCTTACTTGCGTGACAAGTATGGTACTGCCGATTTCTCTCAATGGCCAGACCATAAAGTATGGGATGAAGCTGAGCGTAAATCATTGAGTGATTCTAAGAGCAAAGCATACAAGGAGGTGGAATTCTTCTACTTCGTGCAGTATGTATTAAATACACAGATGAAGGCGGCTCACGAGCATGCTATGGCAAAGGGTGTTATTCTGAAGGGTGATATTCCTATCGGTGTAAACCGCTATAGCTGTGATGTGTGGGTGGAGCCTAAGTACTTCAATCTCAATGGACAGGCGGGTGCTCCACCTGATGATTTCTCTGCAAATGGCCAGAACTGGGGATTCCCTACTTACAACTGGCATGAAATGTTGAAGGATGGTTGCCAGTGGTGGGTTCGCCGCTTCCAGAACATGTCTCTGTACTTTGATGCTTACCGTATCGACCATGTACTCGGTTTCTTCCGTATCTGGGAGATTCCTGTAGATTCTGTTCACGGATTGCTGGGTCAGTTTGCTCCTGCGTTGGGAATGACGGCAGATGAGATTCGTTCTTATGGCCTTAATTTCCAGGAGGATAGATTCACCCGTCCTTTCATTACCGACTGGATTCTGAACCGCATGTTCCATGAGCGTGCTGATGAGGTGAAGGAAAAATATCTCGACCGCTTGGATGACGAGCGCTATCAGATGAAACCGGAGGTGAATAGCCAGCGCAAGGTGGAAGCTTTGTTTGAAGGTGCTACCGATCAGAAGGATATCTGGCTCCGTGATGGTCTCTATGCTCTGATTAGCGATGTGCTCTTCGTTCGTGATCATCGTAATCCGGGATTGTTCCACCCACGTATCTCGGTTCAGTTTGATTTCATCTTTGAGTCACTTTATGATAACGACAAGGCTGCGTTCAATCGTCTTTATAATGATTATTTCTATCGTCGCAACAACCAGTATTGGTATGGTGAGGCAATGAAGAAATTGCCTAAGTTGGTTCAGGCTACCCGCATGTTGGTATGTGCCGAAGACCTCGGAATGGTGCCTGATTGTGTGCCATGGGTAATGAATGAGTTGAAGATCTTGAGCCTGGAGCTGCAGAGCATGCCTAAGGATCCTTCTGTGAAGTTCGGCCATCTGAGCCGTAATCCTTATCGCTCGGTTTGTACCATTTCAAGTCATGATATGCCTACCCTCCGTCAGTGGTGGGATGAGAATATCCAGCGTACTCAGGAGTATTATAATACGATGCTCTATCGTCAGGGTCCTGCTCCTCATCCGCTCCCAGGTTGGCTTGCCAAGGATATTATCTCACGTCATCTGACCTCTCCTTCTATGCTCTGTGTGTTGAGTATTCAGGATTGGCTTGCTATCGACGAGCATCTCCGCTTGCCTGATGCGAATGCAGAGCGTATCAATATCCCTGCTAATCCTAAGCATTACTGGCGCTATCGTATGCACATTAATATCGAGGATCTGGCAAAGGATGCTGCTTTTATGAATCAGTTGACAGAAATGATTTCACAGGCTGGAAGAAACTAA